One genomic window of Denticeps clupeoides unplaced genomic scaffold, fDenClu1.1, whole genome shotgun sequence includes the following:
- the LOC114774389 gene encoding ras-like protein family member 11B, translated as MRLIQNMSTIAEYPAEAPSNRVIKIAVIGGSGVGKTALVVRFLTRRFIGDYERNAGNLYSREVQIDSEQVAIQVQDTPGVHVTTNGLSCSEHVSCSIQWADAVVLVYSVTDRRSFDLIGQLHQLVARAHGDRAGAPPPVILLANKADLLHVRRVDAQQGPLLAATLGCCFFEVSASEDYSQVHGAFHRLCRDLAKQQPPALPSAAEKRRSPLIPRPKSPNMQDLKRRFKQALSAKVRTVTSV; from the exons ATGCGTCTGATCCAGAACATGTCGACCATCGCGGAGTACCCGGCGGAAGCCCCTTCAAACCGGGTCATAAAGATCGCGGTGATCGGGGGCAGCGGAGTTGGAAAAACAG CTCTGGTGGTGCGGTTCCTCACGCGGCGCTTCATCGGCGACTACGAGCGCAACGCAG GTAACCTGTACTCCAGGGAGGTCCAGATTGACAGCGAGCAAGTGGCCATCCAGGTCCAGGACACCCCCGGGGTTCAC GTGACCACTAACGGCCTGAGCTGCTCTGAACACGTGAGCTGCTCCATCCAGTGGGCCGATGCCGTCGTCCTGGTCTACTCCGTGACGGACCGCCGAAGCTTCGACCTGATTGGCCAGCTGCACCAGCTGGTGGCGCGCGCCCACGGCGACCGGGccggcgcgccgccgccggTCATCCTGCTGGCGAACAAGGCCGACCTCCTCCACGTGCGGCGGGTGGACGCCCAGCAGGGCCCGCTGCTGGCCGCCACCCTGGGCTGCTGCTTCTTCGAGGTGTCGGCGAGCGAAGACTACAGCCAGGTGCACGGCGCCTTCCATCGGCTGTGCCGCGACCTGGCCAAGCAGCAGCCCCCCGCCCTGCCCTCCGCGGCCGAGAAGAGGCGCTCCCCCCTCATCCCGCGTCCCAAGTCCCCCAACATGCAGGACCTGAAGAGGCGCTTCAAGCAGGCGCTCTCGGCCAAGGTGCGGACCGTCACCTCCGTGTGA